A section of the Subtercola frigoramans genome encodes:
- a CDS encoding NUDIX domain-containing protein, with protein sequence MTSDNIAPDEQVLPVPRVLADEPVDLAISRSDRVFTGKIWDVRSETFDYNGENVLREFVDHPGAVAVLALDDDDRVLLIKQYRHPVRSREWEIPAGLLDVTGEDFLVGAQRELAEEADLEASEWSVLLDYATTPGGNNELIRIYLARGLRATETTFERTDEEADMELRWVGLDEVVDAVLAGRIQNPSLVIASLAAHASRQSAWTSLQPGDAPWPEWTRLHPAAS encoded by the coding sequence GTGACGAGCGACAACATCGCGCCAGACGAGCAGGTTCTCCCTGTTCCCCGTGTTCTGGCAGACGAGCCCGTCGACCTGGCGATCAGCCGGAGCGACCGCGTCTTCACGGGCAAGATCTGGGACGTGCGGAGCGAGACCTTCGACTACAACGGCGAGAACGTGCTGAGGGAGTTCGTCGATCATCCGGGTGCCGTCGCCGTGCTCGCGCTCGACGACGACGACCGCGTGCTGCTCATCAAGCAGTACCGCCACCCGGTGCGCAGTCGCGAATGGGAGATCCCAGCAGGGCTCCTCGATGTGACGGGCGAAGACTTCCTGGTCGGCGCGCAGCGTGAACTGGCTGAAGAAGCCGACCTCGAAGCTTCGGAGTGGAGCGTGCTGCTCGACTATGCGACAACACCGGGCGGCAACAACGAGCTCATTCGCATCTACCTCGCCCGCGGGCTGCGTGCGACAGAAACGACGTTCGAGCGGACCGATGAAGAAGCCGACATGGAGCTTCGCTGGGTCGGCCTCGACGAGGTCGTGGATGCTGTACTCGCCGGCCGCATCCAGAACCCGTCACTCGTGATCGCCTCGCTGGCCGCCCACGCCTCGCGCCAGTCGGCCTGGACCTCGCTTCAGCCAGGAGATGCCCCCTGGCCGGAGTGGACCCGGCTGCACCCGGCCGCCAGCTGA